In Streptomyces sp. NBC_00306, a single genomic region encodes these proteins:
- a CDS encoding glycoside hydrolase family 16 protein gives MSTSRIRRTPLLTVVVALAVALAGFVGVTGAGQARGDVPPTPGWNLQWSDDFNGANRTLPSSADWQIDLGHGYPGGPGNWGTGEIQNYTANPDNLSLDGSGNLRITPLKDGAGNWTSGRIETRRADFKAPAGGTLRIEGRIQMPNVTGQAALGYWPAFWALGAPYRGNYWNWPAIGEFDIMENVNGINSVWAVLHCGVNPGGPCNETNGIGASRACPGASCQSAFHTYRFEWDRSVSPNQLRWYVDGQLFHSISQDRFDAGTWANMTDHAGYFILLNVAMGGAFPNGVAGTGTPTAATVPGRPMLVDYVAVWTRGGGTTPPPTTPPPSGSSQLYLRTGGGAGDATASAGSVSVSSAGGANYDGTPHNPQVFTSSGITRRYNGGATQFDLFTDSGSTVANGQQVRVSYDRTGDGSWDRTETYHYFATDPVPGYEHYTQAKGLKSATGALGDLSNGRVRVEVWNAIGNGASTVGVGNQSVVRIPFD, from the coding sequence GTGAGTACGAGCCGCATCAGACGCACCCCCCTGCTCACCGTCGTCGTGGCCCTCGCCGTCGCGCTCGCCGGCTTCGTCGGCGTCACCGGCGCCGGACAGGCGCGCGGTGACGTTCCCCCCACGCCCGGCTGGAATCTCCAGTGGAGCGACGACTTCAACGGCGCCAACCGCACGCTGCCCTCGTCCGCCGACTGGCAGATCGACCTCGGCCACGGCTACCCCGGCGGCCCCGGCAACTGGGGCACCGGCGAGATCCAGAACTACACCGCCAACCCGGACAACCTCAGTCTCGACGGCAGCGGAAACCTGCGGATCACCCCGCTCAAGGACGGCGCCGGCAACTGGACGTCCGGCCGCATCGAGACCAGGCGCGCCGACTTCAAGGCCCCGGCCGGCGGCACCCTGCGCATCGAGGGCCGTATCCAGATGCCGAACGTCACCGGCCAGGCCGCGCTCGGTTACTGGCCCGCCTTCTGGGCCCTCGGCGCCCCCTACCGGGGCAACTACTGGAACTGGCCGGCCATCGGTGAGTTCGACATCATGGAGAACGTCAACGGCATCAACTCGGTGTGGGCCGTGCTGCACTGCGGTGTGAACCCCGGCGGCCCCTGCAACGAGACCAACGGCATCGGCGCCAGCCGCGCCTGCCCCGGCGCCTCCTGCCAGTCGGCCTTCCACACCTACCGCTTCGAGTGGGACCGGTCCGTCTCCCCCAACCAACTGCGCTGGTACGTGGACGGCCAGCTCTTCCACAGCATCAGCCAGGACCGTTTCGACGCGGGCACCTGGGCCAATATGACCGACCACGCCGGGTACTTCATCCTGCTCAACGTCGCCATGGGCGGCGCCTTCCCCAACGGTGTCGCGGGCACCGGGACCCCGACGGCAGCCACCGTGCCCGGCCGCCCCATGCTCGTCGACTACGTCGCGGTCTGGACCCGCGGCGGCGGCACGACGCCCCCGCCCACCACCCCGCCGCCGTCCGGTTCCTCGCAGTTGTATCTGCGGACGGGAGGCGGCGCGGGCGACGCCACCGCATCGGCCGGCTCGGTGAGCGTCTCCTCGGCGGGCGGCGCCAACTACGACGGCACCCCGCACAATCCGCAGGTCTTCACCTCGTCCGGCATCACCCGCCGATACAACGGCGGAGCCACCCAGTTCGACCTGTTCACCGACTCCGGATCGACGGTCGCCAACGGGCAGCAGGTCAGGGTGAGTTACGACCGGACGGGCGACGGCAGCTGGGACCGGACGGAGACGTACCACTACTTCGCCACGGACCCCGTGCCGGGTTACGAGCACTACACCCAGGCGAAGGGCCTCAAGTCGGCGACGGGCGCACTCGGCGATCTGAGCAACGGACGGGTCCGCGTCGAGGTCTGGAACGCCATCGGCAACGGCGCGAGCACGGTGGGCGTCGGCAACCAGTCCGTCGTCCGCATCCCGTTCGACTGA
- a CDS encoding NAD-dependent epimerase/dehydratase family protein, with protein sequence MREICVIGGSRYIGKRLIARLLESKDRVTVVNRGSSAPPAGVRHLVADRDDGNSLRAAIGSRSFDVVVDQVCYTPRQVEIAVRVFSGRTRRYVMTSTVEVYEYEDSAEPVREEAVDPLTVSIDTALPWDDPIFREEQYGEGKRQAEAVFAAAAGFPSVAVRVAHVLGGHDDFTARVDHYAERIRAGEPIAVPEKNHPATYVYVEEIADFLAWTTGQEFTGPVNAHANGPLTTQDICAAIERETGGRVEFAPVHVGETSPFSFARAYAMDNSRATALGYTFRHTSEWLQQAVSETLATRQEVR encoded by the coding sequence ATGCGCGAGATATGCGTCATCGGGGGAAGCCGCTATATCGGAAAGCGGCTGATCGCCCGGCTGCTGGAATCAAAGGACCGGGTCACCGTCGTCAACCGCGGTTCGTCCGCGCCGCCCGCCGGAGTGCGGCATCTGGTCGCGGACCGGGACGACGGGAATTCCCTGCGGGCCGCGATCGGTTCACGCTCCTTCGACGTGGTCGTCGACCAGGTCTGCTACACACCGCGCCAGGTGGAGATCGCGGTGCGGGTGTTCTCGGGACGGACCCGCCGCTATGTGATGACGTCCACCGTCGAGGTCTACGAGTACGAGGACTCCGCCGAGCCGGTGCGCGAGGAGGCCGTCGACCCGCTGACGGTGAGCATCGACACGGCCCTGCCCTGGGACGACCCCATCTTCCGGGAGGAGCAGTACGGCGAGGGAAAGCGGCAGGCGGAGGCGGTGTTCGCGGCCGCGGCCGGCTTCCCGTCCGTGGCGGTGCGCGTCGCCCATGTCCTCGGCGGACACGACGACTTCACCGCGCGCGTGGACCACTACGCGGAACGCATCAGGGCCGGCGAGCCGATCGCCGTTCCGGAGAAGAACCATCCCGCCACCTATGTGTATGTCGAGGAGATCGCGGACTTTCTCGCCTGGACGACGGGGCAGGAATTCACCGGACCGGTGAATGCGCATGCGAACGGTCCGCTGACGACGCAGGACATCTGCGCCGCGATCGAGCGGGAGACGGGCGGCCGGGTGGAATTCGCCCCGGTACACGTGGGTGAGACATCGCCGTTCTCCTTCGCCCGCGCCTACGCCATGGACAACTCCCGTGCCACAGCCCTCGGATACACCTTCCGGCATACGTCGGAATGGCTTCAGCAGGCTGTGTCGGAGACTCTCGCGACGCGCCAGGAGGTGCGGTGA
- a CDS encoding Lrp/AsnC family transcriptional regulator: protein MGDSASSPKEPRHSRPAAVETSASGFGRFDRIDRQILELLQTDGRITLSELGRRVRLSPAAVTERVRRLEACGAITGYGAHVSPARLGHGIQAFIRVDPHGGYTLRHPRTRELLERPEVTEAHHVVGEDCWIIKVAVTDTVHLEEVLELVSALGRTTTSIVLTSPLERKPLLPPL, encoded by the coding sequence ATGGGAGATTCGGCCTCTTCGCCGAAAGAACCTCGGCATTCGCGTCCTGCCGCCGTCGAAACCTCGGCGTCTGGTTTCGGCCGTTTCGACCGTATCGACCGGCAGATCCTGGAGCTCCTTCAGACGGACGGCCGGATCACGCTCAGCGAGCTGGGCCGCCGGGTACGGCTGAGCCCCGCGGCCGTCACGGAACGGGTCCGCCGGCTCGAAGCCTGCGGCGCCATCACCGGATACGGCGCGCATGTCTCCCCGGCCCGGCTCGGCCACGGGATCCAGGCCTTCATCCGTGTCGATCCGCACGGCGGCTACACGCTGAGGCACCCGCGGACGCGCGAGCTGCTGGAGCGCCCCGAGGTGACCGAGGCGCACCATGTGGTCGGCGAGGACTGCTGGATCATCAAGGTCGCCGTGACGGACACGGTCCACCTCGAAGAGGTGCTGGAACTGGTGTCGGCGCTGGGGCGGACGACCACGTCGATCGTGCTCACCTCGCCGCTGGAGCGGAAGCCGCTGCTGCCACCGTTGTGA
- a CDS encoding NAD(P)-dependent oxidoreductase, with the protein MSTTQNSLTPVTVIGLGAMGRALAGALLDAGRPTTVWNRSPGKGDDLVARGAVEAASAEEAVRAAELIIVCVVDHDASDAILEPLGEALRGRVLLNVTSDIPERSRQAAAWAASHGVDYLDGAVMVPTPLVGSPDALLFYAGSRESYERHESTLKVLGGRTAFVGTDAGLAALYDLALLDFFYGSISGLVHAYALATADGVKAADIAPYLDSIVRILPPIAQYTAENIDAGSYPGQEAGLAMMASGVSHILHAARARGLDVSQLESVKAVADRAIARGHCSDDWASTVEAVRSAS; encoded by the coding sequence ATGTCCACCACGCAGAACTCCCTCACCCCTGTCACCGTCATCGGCCTCGGCGCCATGGGCCGCGCACTCGCCGGCGCGCTTCTCGACGCGGGCCGTCCCACCACCGTCTGGAACCGCTCTCCGGGCAAGGGGGACGACCTCGTCGCCCGCGGCGCCGTCGAAGCCGCGAGCGCCGAGGAGGCCGTCCGGGCGGCCGAGTTGATCATCGTCTGCGTCGTCGACCACGACGCCTCGGACGCGATCCTCGAACCGCTCGGTGAGGCCCTCCGCGGACGGGTGCTTCTCAATGTCACCTCCGACATCCCGGAGCGCTCGCGTCAGGCCGCGGCCTGGGCGGCCTCGCACGGCGTCGACTATCTCGACGGCGCCGTGATGGTGCCCACCCCGCTCGTCGGCTCACCCGACGCACTGCTCTTCTACGCGGGCTCCCGGGAGTCGTACGAACGGCACGAGTCCACCCTCAAAGTCCTCGGTGGACGCACTGCCTTCGTCGGTACGGACGCCGGACTCGCCGCGCTGTACGACCTGGCGCTGCTCGACTTCTTCTACGGCAGCATCTCGGGTCTGGTGCACGCCTACGCGCTGGCCACCGCCGACGGCGTCAAGGCGGCGGACATCGCCCCGTATCTCGACTCCATCGTCCGGATCCTGCCGCCCATCGCCCAGTACACGGCCGAGAACATCGACGCGGGCAGCTACCCGGGCCAGGAGGCGGGCCTCGCCATGATGGCGTCCGGCGTGAGCCACATCCTGCACGCGGCGCGGGCCCGGGGGCTCGACGTCTCGCAGTTGGAGTCGGTCAAGGCGGTGGCGGACCGGGCGATCGCGCGGGGTCATTGCTCGGACGACTGGGCGAGCACGGTGGAGGCGGTGCGGTCCGCTTCCTGA
- a CDS encoding DUF418 domain-containing protein: protein MTVETEAPPARRGAVRPQERALAPDLARGIMLLLIAASNTAFHLWAARRGPSGWQPVDGSWLDHAVQFTMITVLDLRVYPLFAFLFGYGMTQLYLRQRAAGSSEKDAVGILRRRSLWLIVIGLAHATLLMAGDILGFYGLMSLVLGWLVLRRSDRALGWWIAVATVQLVLLTVGPVLPALFQGELGSYGDASAEPGNEAYAAGEESWLAAAGTRLTTGLFVTFAAAPLSLLAGAYVIFLIGFWAARRRVLEDSGRHLPLLRRTAVIGITVGWLGGLPAALAHIGVLRVPDAAQSESGALTLLRDVTGNAAGLGYVAAVALFAHWWTGRPERRGARAVTAVAAVGKRSLSCYLAHSLVFAPVLAAWGLGLGEHLTSSTMVLFATGVWLLTVAGAYALERAGRRGPAEAVLRRLMYGGDGRRREARTHSDPVRKRTAPPPPCSPSRPSNDPARSPGPPPP from the coding sequence ATGACCGTCGAAACCGAGGCACCGCCCGCGCGGCGGGGCGCCGTGCGACCTCAGGAGCGGGCGCTCGCACCCGATCTCGCGCGCGGCATCATGCTCCTGCTCATCGCCGCGTCCAACACCGCGTTCCATCTCTGGGCCGCACGCCGCGGCCCCTCGGGCTGGCAGCCCGTGGACGGCTCGTGGCTCGACCACGCCGTCCAGTTCACGATGATCACCGTGCTCGATCTGCGCGTGTACCCCCTCTTCGCCTTCCTCTTCGGGTACGGCATGACGCAGCTCTATCTGCGCCAACGGGCCGCGGGAAGCTCCGAGAAGGACGCGGTCGGGATTCTGCGCCGCCGCAGTCTGTGGCTGATCGTCATCGGACTGGCGCACGCGACCCTGCTGATGGCCGGCGACATCCTGGGCTTCTACGGGCTGATGAGCCTCGTGCTCGGATGGCTCGTGCTGCGGCGCAGCGACCGCGCGCTGGGGTGGTGGATCGCCGTCGCGACCGTACAGCTCGTGCTGCTGACCGTCGGACCGGTCCTGCCCGCCCTGTTCCAGGGCGAGTTGGGATCGTACGGGGACGCCTCGGCGGAGCCGGGCAACGAGGCCTACGCGGCCGGCGAGGAGAGCTGGCTCGCCGCCGCCGGCACCCGGCTGACCACCGGGCTGTTCGTCACCTTCGCCGCAGCGCCGCTCTCGCTGCTCGCCGGCGCCTACGTCATCTTCCTGATCGGCTTCTGGGCCGCGCGCCGCCGTGTCCTGGAGGACAGCGGCCGTCACCTTCCGCTGCTGCGCCGGACCGCCGTCATCGGCATCACGGTCGGCTGGCTCGGCGGACTGCCCGCCGCGCTCGCGCACATCGGCGTCCTGCGGGTCCCCGACGCGGCACAGAGCGAGTCGGGGGCGCTCACCCTGCTCCGGGACGTCACCGGCAACGCGGCCGGGCTCGGCTATGTGGCCGCGGTGGCCCTCTTCGCCCACTGGTGGACCGGACGCCCGGAACGGCGGGGTGCGCGCGCCGTGACGGCGGTGGCCGCCGTCGGCAAACGGTCGCTGTCCTGCTATCTGGCGCACTCGCTGGTCTTCGCACCGGTGCTCGCCGCCTGGGGGCTCGGCCTCGGGGAGCATCTGACCAGCTCCACCATGGTCCTGTTCGCGACCGGCGTCTGGCTGCTCACGGTGGCCGGGGCGTACGCCCTGGAACGCGCCGGCCGCCGCGGCCCCGCCGAGGCGGTGCTGCGACGGCTGATGTACGGCGGCGACGGCCGACGACGTGAGGCGCGCACGCACTCGGATCCGGTCAGGAAGCGGACCGCACCGCCTCCACCGTGCTCGCCCAGTCGTCCGAGCAATGACCCCGCGCGATCGCCCGGTCCGCCACCGCCTTGA
- a CDS encoding MerR family transcriptional regulator: MRIGELAERTGTTTRTLRYYETRGLLPARRAGNGYRTYDEGDLRLVQQIRTLQDFGFELEETRPFVECLRAGHPAGDSCPASLAVYRAKLGELDALIGQLQSVRAQVGAQLAKAEADFAEGPEPRCEFGGHA, from the coding sequence ATGCGAATCGGCGAGCTGGCGGAGCGAACCGGGACCACCACACGGACCCTGCGCTACTACGAGACACGGGGGCTCCTGCCCGCGCGGCGCGCGGGGAACGGCTACCGCACGTACGACGAGGGCGATCTGCGGCTCGTCCAGCAGATCAGGACCCTCCAGGACTTCGGCTTCGAGCTGGAGGAGACACGGCCGTTCGTCGAGTGCCTGCGGGCCGGGCATCCGGCGGGCGATTCCTGCCCCGCCTCGCTCGCCGTCTACCGGGCCAAGCTCGGTGAACTGGACGCGCTCATCGGGCAGCTCCAGTCGGTACGCGCTCAGGTGGGCGCACAACTCGCGAAGGCCGAGGCGGACTTCGCCGAGGGTCCGGAACCACGATGCGAATTCGGAGGACACGCATGA
- the trxA gene encoding thioredoxin translates to MMRAEGVAEVTDADFDAEVLGADLPVLVEFTADWCGPCRQLAPVLSATAAQEAGRLKVVQLDVDANPEITARYAVLSMPTLMVFRAGEPVKSMVGARPKRRLLQELEDVIRPGG, encoded by the coding sequence ATGATGCGGGCAGAGGGTGTCGCGGAAGTGACCGACGCGGACTTCGACGCCGAGGTCCTGGGGGCGGATCTCCCGGTGCTGGTGGAGTTCACGGCGGACTGGTGCGGGCCGTGCCGGCAGCTCGCGCCGGTGCTGAGTGCGACGGCGGCCCAGGAGGCGGGCCGGCTCAAGGTGGTGCAGCTCGATGTGGACGCCAATCCGGAGATCACGGCCCGGTACGCCGTGCTGTCGATGCCGACGCTGATGGTGTTCCGCGCGGGGGAGCCGGTGAAGTCGATGGTCGGTGCGCGGCCCAAGCGCCGGCTCCTCCAGGAGCTCGAGGATGTGATCCGCCCCGGCGGCTGA
- a CDS encoding HelD family protein, which yields MHNEQQFVSLLYDRLDVLRDEAEAAVRSTIGQVSTGLQAKLERDVSVAEHSARLSALNAVDAGLCFGRLDLQDGSLHHIGRIGIRRDDPEHTPMLVDWRAPVARPFYLATGYEPMGLRRRRHITTEARTVTALHDEILDLADATRTGYEDPDGDAVLLAALGAARTGRMADIVQTIQAEQDRIIRAPRHGVLVVEGGPGTGKTAVALHRAAYLLYAHREQLARRAVLIVGPNPAFLGYIGEVLPSLGETGVLLSTMAELYPGVHATGTDSAAAAEVKGRAEMADVLARAVRDRQSLPETVPDVDHEDEGTLPGPALEIDHEEYGVLRLDREMAYEARDRARSTRLPHNPARPYFAFRIIDLLTEQLVDRLGADPFGGPNLLGPDDVAQLAKEIAASAEVHAAIDELWPVLTPEQLVADLLARPEEQLPDEDADLIRRATGPWTPADVPLLDEAAELLGADDSAERAKAEADRMRRVAYAQGVLELSQGSRTYEFEDEESEVLAAHDVIGAEELAERQEESDDRSAAARAAADRTWAFGHIIVDEAQELSAMAWRLLMRRCPTRSMTLVGDPAQTGDVAGLGSWEKILGPYVGDRWQHTRLGVNYRTPAEIMELAAQVRRETYPGFEPPRSVRSTGEGPWTERAAEGDLGPTVLAAVGRETPKEGRLAVIAPRELHGELSALGSGPVDLTRSVVLLDPREAKGLEFDSVIVVEPRLFGESDLYVAMTRATQRLGIVHRGELPAALTSGS from the coding sequence ATGCATAATGAGCAGCAATTCGTCTCTCTGCTCTACGACCGCCTCGATGTGCTCCGCGACGAGGCCGAGGCCGCGGTCCGGTCCACGATCGGGCAGGTCAGTACGGGTCTCCAGGCCAAGCTGGAGCGCGATGTCAGTGTTGCCGAGCATTCCGCACGGCTCTCCGCCCTGAATGCCGTGGACGCCGGGCTCTGTTTCGGCCGTCTCGATCTTCAGGACGGCAGCCTCCATCACATCGGCCGTATCGGAATCCGCCGGGACGACCCGGAACACACACCGATGCTCGTGGACTGGCGTGCTCCCGTCGCCCGTCCCTTTTACCTCGCGACCGGCTATGAACCGATGGGGCTCCGACGCCGCCGGCACATCACCACCGAGGCGCGGACCGTCACCGCGCTGCACGACGAGATCCTCGATCTCGCCGACGCGACCCGTACCGGCTACGAGGACCCCGACGGCGACGCCGTCCTGCTCGCGGCGCTCGGCGCGGCCCGCACCGGGCGGATGGCCGACATCGTGCAGACCATCCAGGCCGAGCAGGACCGGATCATCCGGGCCCCGCGGCACGGCGTTCTCGTCGTGGAGGGCGGGCCCGGCACCGGCAAGACCGCCGTCGCGCTGCACCGCGCCGCCTATCTCCTCTACGCCCACCGCGAGCAGCTCGCCCGCCGCGCCGTGCTGATCGTCGGGCCGAACCCGGCGTTCCTCGGCTACATCGGCGAAGTGCTGCCTTCGCTCGGTGAGACCGGCGTGCTGCTGTCGACCATGGCCGAGCTCTACCCCGGTGTGCACGCCACCGGCACGGACAGTGCCGCGGCCGCGGAGGTGAAGGGCCGCGCGGAGATGGCCGATGTGCTCGCCCGCGCCGTACGCGACCGGCAGTCGCTCCCCGAGACGGTGCCGGACGTCGACCACGAGGACGAGGGCACCCTGCCCGGGCCGGCGCTGGAGATCGACCACGAGGAGTACGGCGTCCTGCGGCTCGACCGGGAGATGGCCTACGAGGCACGCGACCGCGCCCGCTCCACCCGGCTGCCGCACAATCCCGCCCGGCCCTACTTCGCCTTCCGGATCATCGACCTGCTGACCGAGCAACTGGTGGACCGGCTCGGCGCGGACCCGTTCGGCGGCCCCAACCTCCTCGGGCCCGACGACGTCGCGCAGCTCGCCAAGGAGATCGCCGCGAGCGCCGAGGTGCACGCCGCGATCGACGAGTTGTGGCCGGTACTCACCCCGGAGCAGCTCGTCGCGGACCTCCTCGCCCGGCCCGAGGAGCAGCTCCCGGACGAGGACGCCGACCTGATCCGGCGCGCGACCGGCCCCTGGACACCCGCCGATGTGCCGCTGCTGGACGAGGCCGCCGAGCTGCTCGGCGCCGACGACAGCGCCGAGCGCGCGAAGGCCGAGGCCGACCGAATGCGGCGGGTCGCCTATGCGCAGGGCGTGCTGGAGCTCTCCCAGGGCTCCCGGACCTACGAGTTCGAGGACGAGGAGTCCGAGGTGCTGGCCGCGCACGACGTCATCGGCGCGGAGGAACTGGCCGAACGCCAGGAGGAGAGCGACGACCGCAGCGCCGCCGCCCGTGCCGCCGCCGACCGCACCTGGGCCTTCGGGCACATCATCGTGGACGAGGCGCAGGAGCTCTCCGCGATGGCCTGGCGGCTGCTGATGCGCCGCTGCCCCACCCGGTCGATGACCCTGGTCGGCGACCCGGCCCAGACCGGCGACGTGGCGGGCCTCGGCTCGTGGGAGAAGATCCTCGGTCCGTACGTCGGCGACCGGTGGCAGCACACCCGGCTCGGGGTCAACTACCGTACGCCGGCCGAGATCATGGAGCTCGCGGCACAGGTGCGCCGGGAGACGTACCCCGGCTTCGAGCCGCCGCGCTCGGTGCGCTCGACCGGCGAGGGGCCGTGGACCGAGCGGGCGGCCGAGGGAGACCTCGGGCCCACGGTCCTCGCCGCCGTGGGCCGGGAGACGCCGAAGGAGGGCCGGCTCGCGGTCATCGCCCCGCGCGAACTGCACGGCGAACTGTCCGCGCTCGGCAGCGGCCCGGTCGATCTCACCCGGTCCGTCGTGCTGCTCGACCCGCGCGAGGCCAAGGGCCTGGAGTTCGACTCGGTGATCGTGGTCGAGCCCCGGCTCTTCGGCGAGAGCGATCTGTATGTGGCGATGACCCGCGCCACCCAGCGGCTCGGCATCGTCCACCGGGGCGAGCTGCCGGCGGCGCTGACGTCCGGAAGCTGA
- the glgB gene encoding 1,4-alpha-glucan branching enzyme: MTARPPSRNSSGSDATKKPAAAGTADPRAKKAATPPPRAGGSHGVRAAQPLAEGDRERLLSGGHHDPHGLLGAHPVRGGVELRVLRPFARTVTVLAKGLRAELHEDGDGLFSGVLPLREAPEYQLLVSYDGEGGVGSHEVEAHDPYRFLPSLGDLDLHLIGEGRHEELWRALGAQPMTHQGVTGTRFTVWAPNARGVRVVGDFNYWDGTGFPMRSLGSTGVWELFLPGVGEGALYKFQIMRPDGSHTMRADPMARRAEVPPDTASIVTESHHVWRDEEWMARRAGRPVHEAPFSVYEVHLPSWRPGLTYRQLALQLPAYVKDLGFTHVELMPVAEHPFGGSWGYQVTGFYAPTSRMGTPDDFRYLVDALHRAGIGVLMDWVPAHFPRDDWALAEFDGRPLYEHEDPARAAHPDWGTLEFDYGRKEVRNFLVSNAVYWCEEFHIDGLRVDAVASMLYLDYSREHGEWSPNEHGGRENLDAVAFLQEMNATVYRRCPGVVTVAEESTAWDGVTRATHHVGPGGFGGLGFGLKWNMGWMHDSLDYVSHEPVHRKFHHHEMTFSMVYAYSENYVLPISHDEVVHGKQSLVSKMPGDWWQQRANHRAYLGFMWAHPGKQLLFMGQEFAQGAEWSESHGPDWWLLDPSYAAEADHHGVRKLVRDLNGVYGATPALWQRDTDPEGFSWVDGDAAEDNVFAFLRFDTSGTPLLAISHFSPVVRHEYRLGVPDSVTAWTEVLNTDAARYGGSDILNPDPLKPESTPSHGRPSSLLLTLPPLATVWLRPAEDM; encoded by the coding sequence GTGACCGCCCGACCCCCGTCCCGAAATTCCTCCGGATCCGATGCGACCAAGAAGCCGGCCGCCGCCGGCACGGCCGACCCCCGCGCGAAGAAGGCCGCCACGCCACCGCCGCGGGCCGGCGGCAGTCACGGCGTGCGGGCGGCCCAGCCGCTCGCGGAGGGCGACAGGGAGCGGCTGCTGAGCGGCGGGCACCACGACCCGCACGGGCTGCTCGGCGCGCACCCGGTGCGGGGCGGCGTCGAACTGCGCGTCCTGCGCCCCTTCGCCAGGACCGTGACCGTGCTCGCCAAGGGTCTGCGGGCCGAGCTGCACGAGGACGGCGACGGCCTGTTCTCCGGCGTCCTGCCGCTGCGCGAGGCCCCCGAGTACCAGCTGCTCGTCTCCTACGACGGCGAGGGGGGCGTGGGTTCGCACGAGGTCGAGGCCCACGACCCGTACCGCTTCCTGCCCTCGCTCGGCGATCTCGATCTGCATCTGATCGGCGAGGGCCGGCACGAGGAACTGTGGCGGGCGCTCGGCGCGCAGCCGATGACCCACCAGGGCGTCACCGGCACCCGGTTCACCGTGTGGGCCCCGAACGCCCGCGGTGTGCGGGTCGTCGGCGACTTCAACTACTGGGACGGCACCGGCTTCCCGATGCGCTCGCTCGGCTCGACCGGTGTGTGGGAGCTGTTCCTGCCGGGGGTGGGCGAGGGCGCTCTCTACAAGTTCCAGATCATGCGCCCCGACGGTTCGCACACCATGCGGGCCGACCCGATGGCGCGCCGCGCCGAGGTGCCGCCCGACACCGCCTCGATCGTGACCGAGTCCCACCATGTGTGGCGGGACGAGGAGTGGATGGCCCGCCGTGCGGGCCGGCCGGTGCACGAGGCGCCGTTCTCGGTCTACGAGGTGCATCTGCCGTCCTGGCGGCCGGGTCTGACGTACCGCCAGCTGGCGCTCCAGCTCCCCGCCTATGTGAAGGACCTCGGGTTCACCCATGTCGAGCTGATGCCGGTGGCGGAGCATCCGTTCGGCGGCTCCTGGGGCTACCAGGTCACCGGCTTCTACGCCCCGACCTCCCGGATGGGCACCCCCGACGACTTCCGCTATCTGGTCGACGCCCTGCACCGGGCGGGCATCGGTGTGCTGATGGACTGGGTGCCGGCGCACTTCCCGCGCGACGACTGGGCGCTCGCGGAGTTCGACGGCCGCCCGCTGTACGAGCACGAGGACCCGGCACGCGCCGCGCACCCCGACTGGGGCACCCTCGAGTTCGACTACGGCCGCAAGGAGGTCCGCAACTTCCTGGTCTCCAACGCCGTGTACTGGTGCGAGGAGTTCCACATCGACGGGCTGCGGGTGGACGCCGTCGCCTCGATGCTCTACCTCGACTACTCCCGTGAGCACGGCGAGTGGTCGCCCAACGAGCACGGCGGGCGGGAGAACCTGGACGCGGTCGCCTTCCTCCAGGAGATGAACGCCACGGTCTACCGGCGCTGCCCCGGCGTCGTCACGGTCGCCGAGGAGTCCACGGCCTGGGACGGCGTCACCCGGGCGACCCACCATGTGGGCCCGGGCGGCTTCGGCGGGCTCGGCTTCGGCCTGAAGTGGAACATGGGCTGGATGCACGACTCGCTCGACTACGTCTCGCACGAGCCGGTGCACCGCAAGTTCCACCACCACGAGATGACCTTCTCGATGGTGTACGCCTACAGCGAGAACTATGTGCTGCCGATCTCGCACGACGAGGTCGTGCACGGCAAACAGTCACTGGTGAGCAAGATGCCCGGCGACTGGTGGCAGCAGCGGGCCAACCACCGCGCCTATCTGGGCTTCATGTGGGCCCACCCGGGCAAGCAGCTTCTGTTCATGGGGCAGGAGTTCGCCCAGGGTGCGGAGTGGTCCGAGAGCCACGGTCCGGACTGGTGGCTGCTCGATCCGTCGTACGCCGCCGAGGCGGACCACCACGGGGTGCGGAAACTGGTCCGCGATCTGAACGGCGTGTACGGCGCGACGCCCGCCCTGTGGCAGCGCGACACCGACCCCGAGGGCTTCTCCTGGGTGGACGGTGACGCGGCCGAGGACAACGTCTTCGCCTTCCTGCGCTTCGACACCTCGGGCACGCCGCTGCTCGCGATCAGCCACTTCTCCCCGGTGGTCCGCCACGAGTACCGCCTCGGAGTGCCGGACTCGGTGACCGCCTGGACGGAGGTCCTGAACACGGACGCGGCTCGGTACGGCGGCTCGGACATCCTCAACCCCGATCCGCTGAAGCCGGAGTCGACGCCGTCGCACGGCCGTCCCTCCAGCCTCCTGCTCACGCTGCCACCGCTCGCGACGGTGTGGCTGCGGCCCGCCGAGGACATGTAG